A single window of Ischnura elegans chromosome 8, ioIscEleg1.1, whole genome shotgun sequence DNA harbors:
- the LOC124163238 gene encoding breast cancer anti-estrogen resistance protein 1 isoform X1: MPSTVRDREILGPLKNYRQLQGEMPLRTARINNCVARALYDNIAESPDELAFRKGDLLTVLEQNTAGIEGWWLCSLRGRQGICPGNRLRLLAGVFDSSSQQTILGNMVQHQSLGGGSLTASSSNPGTGTAMDSMDLNTLQRQGKRRSWHVQPNKVVTPQKFGDVYLYDMPPGACRQQMMQQQGGQYDVPPPPTSVAHQAGKTGRAYRPTGDVASALDSYDVPRPSATANYDVPRAWRHPGAPSPSSQQTQTPPSSSTPDRRDSVGESYDVPRPHNHAAVLLQQTTAQLQALQIQQGQAQGTVVDQGEYDVPASNRLTPSSSASSLTAADSFSSSNRSSLECGEQQRRRILAFPDAHYDVPRPLPHPPAATRQSPPPGDASLLYDAPQPQPSEPSPPANQPPAAAVIDAKKQYVLPLELGAALETLARLQEEALTSISRLLAFVSPKWRSRERMDARAVELSLAASRVAAALRDLLAFADAALGNAAKAADPGIATKLRILVRALRDGELVVREANAALGAGGWSPALLSRPDDESPTGEGPTPPPDALDRLIAAARALTEDVRRVGSFIQGNGTLLFQRTAPPASSDWLEDYDYVNLESKESVAKQNAEIREALPDALRKSYDLLVREAEEAAVGRSADGSSPLGKGGQLAPGSNGHEPPLHPDDLRVLQFYAPQSVEHVNYLTRAIDAFLLTVEHNQPPKVFLAHGKFVVLSAHRLVGIGDSVHRGVTTEVLRNRVIDCANALSKALEATVQKTKRAAMHFPSVSAVQEMVDSVVDVSHLARDLKVTLVTSATGMSLVGH; this comes from the exons GGCATCTGTCCGGGGAACCGGCTTCGGCTCCTGGCCGGTGTCTTCGACTCGTCGTCGCAGCAGACCATCCTCGGCAATATGGTTCAACACCAATCCCTGGGGGGCGGCAGCCTCACGGCCTCCTCTTCGAATCCCGGCACCGGCACTGCGATGGACTCGATGGACCTGAACACGCTGCAGCGACAGGGCAAGCGACGCTCATGGCACGTCCAACCCAACAAG GTGGTGACCCCTCAGAAGTTCGGCGACGTCTACTTGTACGACATGCCCCCTGGCGCCTGCAGGCAGCAGATGATGCAACAGCAGGGAGGACAGTACGACGTTCCTCCACCACCCACCTCCGTGGCGCACCAAGCGGGAAAGACAG GTCGTGCCTACCGCCCCACTGGCGACGTGGCCTCTGCCCTCGACTCCTACGACGTGCCACGGCCCTCCGCCACCGCCAACTACGACGTCCCCCGCGCCTGGCGCCACCCCGGCGCCCCCTCGCCCTCATCGCAACAGACGCAAACGCCTCCCTCCTCCTCGACGCCGGACCGCAGGGACTCGGTCGGCGAGAGCTATGACGTGCCCCGTCCCCACAACCACGCCGCCGTTCTCCTGCAGCAGACTACAGCGCAGCTACAGGCCCTGCAGATTCAGCAGGGTCAGGCCCAAGGGACGGTCGTGGACCAGGGGGAGTACGACGTTCCGGCCAGCAACCGCCTGACCCCGAGCAGCTCGGCCAGTTCGCTCACGGCCGCTGACTCCTTCTCCTCCTCGAACCGCTCCAGTCTGGAGTGTGGAGAACAGCAGAGGCGACGGATTCTGGCCTTCCCAGACGCGCACTACGACGTCCCAAGGCCCCTGCCACATCCCCCCGCCGCGACCCGACAGTCCCCACCCCCGGGAGACGCCTCGCTCCTGTACGACGCCCCCCAGCCGCAGCCATCGGAACCCTCGCCCCCAGCCAACCAGCCCCCCGCCGCCGCCGTAATCGACGCCAAGAAGCAGTACGTGCTTCCCTTGGAGCTGGGGGCAGCGCTTGAGACCCTGGCCCGCCTCCAGGAAGAAGCCCTGACCTCCATCTCGCGCCTCCTGGCCTTCGTCAGCCCCAAGTGGAGGTCCCGGGAAAGAATGGACGCCAGGGCCGTGGAGTTGAGCTTAGCGGCCTCCAGGGTCGCTGCGGCCCTCAGGGACCTTCTCGCCTTTGCAGACGCAGCCCTGGGCAACGCGGCCAAAGCGGCCGACCCCGGTATCGCCACCAAGCTGAGAATCTTGGTGAGGGCTTTGAGGGATGGCGAGCTTGTGGTACGGGAGGCCAACGCCGCTTTGGGAGCCGGGGGGTGGTCTCCGGCCCTGCTCTCGAGGCCCGATGACGAGTCCCCGACGGGGGAGGGCCCCACGCCGCCACCCGACGCTCTGGACAGGCTTATTGCGGCCGCCAGAGCTCTCACGGAAGACGTACGGCGAGTGGGGTCCTTCATCCAGGGGAACGGCACGCTGCTGTTCCAGAGGACTGCTCCCCCGGCCTCCTCTGATTGGCTCGAAGACTACGACTACGTCAACCTCGAGTCGAAAGAGAGCGTGGCCAAGCAGAACGCTGAGATACGCGAGGCCCTGCCGGACGCGCTGCGCAAGTCGTACGACCTGCTCGTCCGGGAGGCGGAGGAAGCGGCGGTCGGGCGCTCGGCGGACGGTTCCTCGCCCCTCGGCAAGGGAGGGCAGCTGGCCCCGGGCAGCAACGGCCACGAGCCCCCCCTGCACCCGGACGACTTGCGCGTGCTGCAGTTCTACGCGCCGCAGAGCGTGGAACACGTCAACTACCTCACGAGGGCCATCGACGCCTTCCTGCTCACTGTGGAGCACAACCAGCCCCCCAAAGTGTTCTTGGCGCACGGCAAGTTCGTGGTCCTGAGCGCGCACCGCCTCGTCGGCATCGGCGACTCCGTGCACCGCGGCGTGACCACCGAGGTGCTGCGGAACCGCGTCATCGACTGCGCCAACGCTTTGTCCAAGGCCCTCGAGGCTACCGTGCAGAAGACTAAGCGGGCCGCCATGCACTTCCCGTCCGTGTCAGCCGTGCAGGAGATGGTCGACTCGGTGGTGGACGTGTCGCACCTCGCCAGGGACCTCAAAGTCACGCTTGTGACCTCAGCCACCGGCATGTCACTCGTGGGACACTGA
- the LOC124163238 gene encoding breast cancer anti-estrogen resistance protein 1 isoform X2, which produces MPQPPVETIITPQNCVARALYDNIAESPDELAFRKGDLLTVLEQNTAGIEGWWLCSLRGRQGICPGNRLRLLAGVFDSSSQQTILGNMVQHQSLGGGSLTASSSNPGTGTAMDSMDLNTLQRQGKRRSWHVQPNKVVTPQKFGDVYLYDMPPGACRQQMMQQQGGQYDVPPPPTSVAHQAGKTGRAYRPTGDVASALDSYDVPRPSATANYDVPRAWRHPGAPSPSSQQTQTPPSSSTPDRRDSVGESYDVPRPHNHAAVLLQQTTAQLQALQIQQGQAQGTVVDQGEYDVPASNRLTPSSSASSLTAADSFSSSNRSSLECGEQQRRRILAFPDAHYDVPRPLPHPPAATRQSPPPGDASLLYDAPQPQPSEPSPPANQPPAAAVIDAKKQYVLPLELGAALETLARLQEEALTSISRLLAFVSPKWRSRERMDARAVELSLAASRVAAALRDLLAFADAALGNAAKAADPGIATKLRILVRALRDGELVVREANAALGAGGWSPALLSRPDDESPTGEGPTPPPDALDRLIAAARALTEDVRRVGSFIQGNGTLLFQRTAPPASSDWLEDYDYVNLESKESVAKQNAEIREALPDALRKSYDLLVREAEEAAVGRSADGSSPLGKGGQLAPGSNGHEPPLHPDDLRVLQFYAPQSVEHVNYLTRAIDAFLLTVEHNQPPKVFLAHGKFVVLSAHRLVGIGDSVHRGVTTEVLRNRVIDCANALSKALEATVQKTKRAAMHFPSVSAVQEMVDSVVDVSHLARDLKVTLVTSATGMSLVGH; this is translated from the exons GGCATCTGTCCGGGGAACCGGCTTCGGCTCCTGGCCGGTGTCTTCGACTCGTCGTCGCAGCAGACCATCCTCGGCAATATGGTTCAACACCAATCCCTGGGGGGCGGCAGCCTCACGGCCTCCTCTTCGAATCCCGGCACCGGCACTGCGATGGACTCGATGGACCTGAACACGCTGCAGCGACAGGGCAAGCGACGCTCATGGCACGTCCAACCCAACAAG GTGGTGACCCCTCAGAAGTTCGGCGACGTCTACTTGTACGACATGCCCCCTGGCGCCTGCAGGCAGCAGATGATGCAACAGCAGGGAGGACAGTACGACGTTCCTCCACCACCCACCTCCGTGGCGCACCAAGCGGGAAAGACAG GTCGTGCCTACCGCCCCACTGGCGACGTGGCCTCTGCCCTCGACTCCTACGACGTGCCACGGCCCTCCGCCACCGCCAACTACGACGTCCCCCGCGCCTGGCGCCACCCCGGCGCCCCCTCGCCCTCATCGCAACAGACGCAAACGCCTCCCTCCTCCTCGACGCCGGACCGCAGGGACTCGGTCGGCGAGAGCTATGACGTGCCCCGTCCCCACAACCACGCCGCCGTTCTCCTGCAGCAGACTACAGCGCAGCTACAGGCCCTGCAGATTCAGCAGGGTCAGGCCCAAGGGACGGTCGTGGACCAGGGGGAGTACGACGTTCCGGCCAGCAACCGCCTGACCCCGAGCAGCTCGGCCAGTTCGCTCACGGCCGCTGACTCCTTCTCCTCCTCGAACCGCTCCAGTCTGGAGTGTGGAGAACAGCAGAGGCGACGGATTCTGGCCTTCCCAGACGCGCACTACGACGTCCCAAGGCCCCTGCCACATCCCCCCGCCGCGACCCGACAGTCCCCACCCCCGGGAGACGCCTCGCTCCTGTACGACGCCCCCCAGCCGCAGCCATCGGAACCCTCGCCCCCAGCCAACCAGCCCCCCGCCGCCGCCGTAATCGACGCCAAGAAGCAGTACGTGCTTCCCTTGGAGCTGGGGGCAGCGCTTGAGACCCTGGCCCGCCTCCAGGAAGAAGCCCTGACCTCCATCTCGCGCCTCCTGGCCTTCGTCAGCCCCAAGTGGAGGTCCCGGGAAAGAATGGACGCCAGGGCCGTGGAGTTGAGCTTAGCGGCCTCCAGGGTCGCTGCGGCCCTCAGGGACCTTCTCGCCTTTGCAGACGCAGCCCTGGGCAACGCGGCCAAAGCGGCCGACCCCGGTATCGCCACCAAGCTGAGAATCTTGGTGAGGGCTTTGAGGGATGGCGAGCTTGTGGTACGGGAGGCCAACGCCGCTTTGGGAGCCGGGGGGTGGTCTCCGGCCCTGCTCTCGAGGCCCGATGACGAGTCCCCGACGGGGGAGGGCCCCACGCCGCCACCCGACGCTCTGGACAGGCTTATTGCGGCCGCCAGAGCTCTCACGGAAGACGTACGGCGAGTGGGGTCCTTCATCCAGGGGAACGGCACGCTGCTGTTCCAGAGGACTGCTCCCCCGGCCTCCTCTGATTGGCTCGAAGACTACGACTACGTCAACCTCGAGTCGAAAGAGAGCGTGGCCAAGCAGAACGCTGAGATACGCGAGGCCCTGCCGGACGCGCTGCGCAAGTCGTACGACCTGCTCGTCCGGGAGGCGGAGGAAGCGGCGGTCGGGCGCTCGGCGGACGGTTCCTCGCCCCTCGGCAAGGGAGGGCAGCTGGCCCCGGGCAGCAACGGCCACGAGCCCCCCCTGCACCCGGACGACTTGCGCGTGCTGCAGTTCTACGCGCCGCAGAGCGTGGAACACGTCAACTACCTCACGAGGGCCATCGACGCCTTCCTGCTCACTGTGGAGCACAACCAGCCCCCCAAAGTGTTCTTGGCGCACGGCAAGTTCGTGGTCCTGAGCGCGCACCGCCTCGTCGGCATCGGCGACTCCGTGCACCGCGGCGTGACCACCGAGGTGCTGCGGAACCGCGTCATCGACTGCGCCAACGCTTTGTCCAAGGCCCTCGAGGCTACCGTGCAGAAGACTAAGCGGGCCGCCATGCACTTCCCGTCCGTGTCAGCCGTGCAGGAGATGGTCGACTCGGTGGTGGACGTGTCGCACCTCGCCAGGGACCTCAAAGTCACGCTTGTGACCTCAGCCACCGGCATGTCACTCGTGGGACACTGA